The nucleotide sequence TGCCCTCCACCAGGTCTGGGGACCGTAGGCATGCCAGTGACACGCGATATTCCTCGTTGAGTGTCACCGCCAGACTCGGAGACCGACGGGCACTCCGCAATGACCGCAGCGCCACCTTGAGGGCGGTGGGTGACTTCGAGAGGATCTGCTGCGCCGCCTTGCCCGCTTCAGGCGTGGCATTGCGCTCCAGCCTCGCCACGATCTCTTCGACGGTCTCCGCGCTGTAGCAGCTGTCAATCCACTCCCGCTGCGCATGCAATTCGGACTCAGGTGCAGGCTGCGCGAATCGCGCGATAACCTCATCCGGCGCTTCTTCTGACAGCGCCTCGAGCAGCGCGCCTAACTCCGCACTCGGTACAAAATGATCCGCGAAGCCACACACGACCGCGTCGCCGGCGGTGAGTCGCGCCGTGGTCAAAGCAATGTGTGTGCCGAGTTCGCCTGGCGCCCGCGCGAGCAGGTAGGTACCCCCGACGTCAGGAACGAAACCGATCCCGACCTCGGGCATACCGATTCTCGAACGCTCAGTCACAATTCTGACGCTGCCGTGCGCGGAGACACCAACTCCCCCGCCCATGACGATGCCATCCATCAAGGCGACATACGGCTTCGCGTACGTGGAGATTTGCTCGTTGAGGATGTACTCGTCACGCCAGAAGCTCTTCGTCTGACTGCCGTCGCCCTGGGCATCCCGATGAATGGCGACGATATCGCCGCCCGCGCAGAGGCCGCGCTCACCAGCTCCAGTTATCGCCACTGCACGCACCGAGTCGTCGTGCTCCCACGACGCAAGCGCGGCCGCGAGGTCCCGGACCATGTCGTGGTTCAGGGAATTTATCGCCGCAGGACGATTCAGCGTAATCAGACCGAGTCTGCCGGACTTCTCGATCAGCACATCACTCATATTTCTCTCCTCCGCCGGGGCGCTACCGGACTGCCTTGCGTCTGCGCAAGCAGCCCGGTAGCGACCACATAGGCGAGACGGTCGGTACTTCTGCCAAGAAACTCACCAACATCCTATAGTTGGACGTCCATGTATTGGAAGGGCGGTCGATTCAGTCACGCACTGGCGCGATTCCGGAGCGGTTATCGTTAGGCGTGCTGACCTTGTCGGTCGCCCAGCCGACCAATGTCGCGGCGACGCTGCGCCCGCTGGCCCGCGGCGCTGGGGATCCGTGCCACTTTCACGCGCCGGACGGCGCAATCTGGCGTGCGACGCTGATGCCGTC is from Hoyosella subflava DQS3-9A1 and encodes:
- a CDS encoding enoyl-CoA hydratase/isomerase family protein, which gives rise to MSDVLIEKSGRLGLITLNRPAAINSLNHDMVRDLAAALASWEHDDSVRAVAITGAGERGLCAGGDIVAIHRDAQGDGSQTKSFWRDEYILNEQISTYAKPYVALMDGIVMGGGVGVSAHGSVRIVTERSRIGMPEVGIGFVPDVGGTYLLARAPGELGTHIALTTARLTAGDAVVCGFADHFVPSAELGALLEALSEEAPDEVIARFAQPAPESELHAQREWIDSCYSAETVEEIVARLERNATPEAGKAAQQILSKSPTALKVALRSLRSARRSPSLAVTLNEEYRVSLACLRSPDLVEGIRAQVIDKDRNPQWSPARLEDVSDDRVATFFRDLGDEELGLS